One window from the genome of Balaenoptera musculus isolate JJ_BM4_2016_0621 chromosome 3, mBalMus1.pri.v3, whole genome shotgun sequence encodes:
- the ETF1 gene encoding eukaryotic peptide chain release factor subunit 1 — translation MADDPSAADRNVEIWKIKKLIKSLEAARGNGTSMISLIIPPKDQISRVAKMLADEFGTASNIKSRVNRLSVLGAITSVQQRLKLYNKVPPNGLVVYCGTIVTEEGKEKKVNIDFEPFKPINTSLYLCDNKFHTEALTALLSDDSKFGFIVIDGSGALFGTLQGNTREVLHKFTVDLPKKHGRGGQSALRFARLRMEKRHNYVRKVAETAVQLFISGDKVNVAGLVLAGSADFKTELSQSDMFDQRLQSKVLKLVDISYGGENGFNQAIELSTEVLSNVKFIQEKKLIGRYFDEISQDTGKYCFGVEDTLKALEMGAVEILIVYENLDIMRYVLHCQGTEEEKILYLTPEQEKDKSHFTDKETGQEHELIESMPLLEWFANNYKKFGATLEIVTDKSQEGSQFVKGFGGIGGILRYRVDFQGMEYQGGDDEFFDLDDY, via the exons CAATGGCACAAGCATGATATCATTGATCATTCCTCCCAAAGACCAGATTTCACGAGTGGCAAAAATGTTAGCAGATGAGTTTGGAACTGCATCTAACATTAAGTCAAGAGTAAACCGCCTTTCAGTCCTGGGAGCCATTACATCTGTACAACAAAGACTCAAACTTTATAACAAAG TACCTCCAAATGGCCTGGTTGTTTACTGTGGTACAATTgtaacagaagaaggaaaagaaaagaaagtcaacaTTGACTTTGAACCTTTCAAACCAATTAATACTTCATTGTATTTGTGTGACAACAAATTCCATACAGAG GCTCTTACAGCACTACTTTCAGATGATAGCAAGTTTGGCTTCATTGTAATAGATGGTAGTGGTGCACTTTTTGGCACACTCcaaggaaatacaagagaagttCTGCACAAATTCACCGTGGATCTCCCAAAGAAACATG GTAGAGGAGGTCAATCAGCCTTGCGTTTTGCCCGTTTAAGAATGGAAAAGCGACATAACTATGTTCGGAAAGTAGCTGAGACTGCTGTGCAGCTGTTTATTTCTGGGGACAAAGTGAATGTTGCTGGTCTTGTTTTAGCTGGATCAGCTGACTTTAAAACTGAACTAAGTCAATCTGATATGTTTGATCAG AGGTTGcaatcaaaagttttaaaattagttgATATATCTTATGGTGGTGAAAATGGATTCAACCAAGCTATTGAGTTATCTACTGAAGTCCTCTCCAACGTGAAGTTCATTCAAGAGAAGAAGTTAATAG GGCGATACTTTGATGAAATCAGCCAGGACACGGGCAAGTACTGTTTTGGAGTTGAAGATACACTAAAGGCTTTAGAAATGGGAGCTGTAGAGATTCTAATAGTCTATGAAAATCTGGATATAATGAGATATGTTCTTCATTGCCAAGGCACAGAAG AGGAGAAAATTCTCTATCTaactccagaacaagagaaggataaatctcattttacagacaaagag ACAGGACAAGAACATGAGCTGATTGAGAGCATGCCCCTGCTGGAGTGGtttgctaacaactataaaaaatTTGGAGCTACATTGGAAATTGTCACAGATAAGTCACAAGAAGGATCCCAGTTTGTGAAAGGATTTGGTGGAATTGGAG GTATCTTGCGGTACCGAGTAGATTTCCAGGGAATGGAATACCAAGGAGGAGATGATGAATTTTTTGACCTTGATGACTACTAG